One part of the Mangrovibacillus cuniculi genome encodes these proteins:
- a CDS encoding YycH family regulatory protein yields MMNYEHIKSFLLTILIISSIILTYSIWTYQPDYELLDDQSVNEVTIARKDELSNVISPIKLYYHTDGSHYSLYDVDDVKSTSDVMKSWQLYNLRDPKVYTDAGLDDLLNEQGKVALIYPDQIPFDLFRTFITFEDKDIPVATFDRIVIEEEFTNSDSGMIYFVNTEERRVYGCSIRGRDLEEFMASLGNQQEKWTLSYPLKPSVYETIYLPQEAVEIEKFRYVPQELSPELFKRALFSEPSIVQSNMTATGEEYTDSFNLMKVQRRQQALTYVNPAQEPEQYTASPNLLKKSFDYINTHSGWSDTFYYERVDAYQQLVRFRLYIQGYPVFGDVTRSVMELAWGKDQIYRYERPLYTMGLQLPTEEISVELPSGYEFETWIRKRDDIMLSDVSDVTIGYRLTEENNGQETIFNLEPNWYYLYNGTWLRASIKDDREGEINVGLE; encoded by the coding sequence ATGATGAATTATGAGCATATAAAATCGTTTTTACTAACTATTTTAATTATATCTAGTATTATTTTAACCTATAGCATTTGGACGTATCAGCCGGATTATGAATTACTAGATGATCAAAGCGTCAATGAAGTTACTATCGCAAGAAAAGATGAGTTGTCTAACGTAATTAGTCCAATAAAATTGTATTATCATACGGATGGTAGCCACTATTCTTTATATGATGTAGACGATGTTAAGAGTACGTCAGACGTGATGAAATCGTGGCAGTTGTATAATCTTCGGGACCCTAAAGTGTATACAGATGCTGGCTTAGACGATTTATTAAATGAACAAGGGAAAGTGGCGTTGATTTATCCAGATCAAATTCCGTTTGATTTATTTCGAACCTTTATAACATTCGAGGATAAAGATATTCCAGTGGCAACATTTGATCGGATTGTGATTGAAGAAGAATTTACGAACTCTGATTCTGGAATGATTTATTTCGTCAACACAGAAGAACGTAGAGTATATGGTTGCAGTATAAGAGGACGAGATTTAGAAGAATTTATGGCTTCATTAGGAAACCAGCAAGAGAAATGGACATTGTCCTATCCTTTGAAACCTAGTGTATATGAGACCATTTATTTGCCTCAAGAAGCGGTAGAAATAGAAAAATTTCGATATGTACCTCAGGAACTAAGTCCAGAACTGTTTAAACGAGCACTATTTTCAGAACCTAGTATTGTTCAAAGTAACATGACAGCTACAGGGGAAGAGTATACAGATAGTTTTAACTTAATGAAAGTTCAAAGAAGACAACAAGCTTTGACATATGTTAATCCTGCTCAAGAACCAGAACAGTATACTGCATCTCCCAACTTATTGAAAAAAAGTTTTGATTATATTAATACACATAGTGGTTGGTCCGATACGTTTTACTATGAGCGAGTGGATGCTTACCAGCAGTTAGTGCGTTTCCGTTTGTATATTCAAGGTTATCCAGTATTCGGCGATGTTACTAGATCAGTGATGGAACTTGCTTGGGGTAAAGATCAGATTTATCGTTATGAACGGCCATTGTACACCATGGGTTTACAGTTACCAACAGAAGAAATTAGTGTTGAACTACCAAGTGGGTATGAATTTGAGACATGGATACGTAAGCGTGATGATATCATGCTTTCAGATGTTTCAGATGTCACCATTGGCTACCGTTTAACTGAAGAGAACAATGGTCAAGAGACAATATTTAACCTTGAGCCAAATTGGTACTACCTTTATAATGGAACATGGTTACGAGCGTCGATTAAAGATGATAGGGAAGGAGAGATAAACGTTGGATTGGAGTAA
- a CDS encoding two-component system regulatory protein YycI, with translation MDWSKTKSIFIIVFLILNIFLLTQYMNKLSANQLKVFTDPTFEDNLKAEGITFSNLPTAPETDSIVSAKTRSFTEEDVSQLAGQKATIREETTLESVFDEPILVEDLSKLQDVLANQILYLSEYKYWEYDIEGNRVVYNQVVDGRTIYQNKNAQIVFTLNDQGEIISYRQTKLENFQEVAKGEKEILQPMQALESLYKSRKLPPQSKIIGAELGYHTYVQLTESQVLTPTWNFVVERDKERNNYLVNAYNEGQVIEVTPEEK, from the coding sequence TTGGATTGGAGTAAAACCAAATCAATCTTTATTATTGTCTTCCTTATTCTAAACATCTTCCTTTTGACGCAATACATGAATAAACTCTCAGCGAACCAGTTAAAGGTTTTTACAGATCCCACTTTTGAGGATAACTTAAAAGCCGAGGGAATTACCTTTAGTAATTTACCTACTGCACCTGAAACGGACAGTATTGTAAGTGCTAAGACGCGATCTTTTACTGAAGAAGATGTTAGTCAATTAGCTGGACAAAAAGCAACTATTAGAGAAGAGACTACACTAGAGTCTGTGTTTGATGAACCAATTCTAGTAGAGGATCTGTCTAAGCTTCAAGATGTATTAGCAAATCAGATTCTTTACCTTTCAGAGTATAAATATTGGGAGTATGATATTGAGGGAAATCGAGTAGTGTATAACCAGGTAGTTGATGGACGAACGATTTACCAAAATAAGAACGCTCAAATTGTTTTTACGTTGAATGATCAGGGAGAGATTATCTCATATCGTCAGACAAAGTTAGAAAACTTTCAAGAGGTAGCAAAAGGTGAAAAAGAAATTCTTCAACCGATGCAAGCATTGGAAAGTTTATATAAAAGTCGTAAGTTGCCTCCTCAAAGTAAGATTATTGGTGCGGAGTTAGGTTATCACACGTACGTTCAGTTAACCGAGTCACAAGTACTAACACCTACGTGGAATTTCGTTGTAGAACGAGATAAAGAGAGAAATAATTACTTGGTTAATGCTTATAATGAAGGACAAGTCATTGAAGTCACGCCAGAAGAAAAATAG
- the yycF gene encoding response regulator YycF, with product MLDKTILVVDDEKPIADILEFNLKKEGYTVHCAYDGDTAIKMAEEIKPDLMLLDIMLPGRDGMEVCREIRKKYEMPIIMLTAKDSEIDKVLGLELGADDYVTKPFSTRELVARVKANIRRHQTVPATEEELENPEIEVGALVIKPDAYVVQKRGETIELTHREFELLHYLAKHIGQVMTREHLLQTVWGYDYYGDVRTVDVTVRRLREKIEDNPSHPVWIVTRRGVGYYLRNPEQD from the coding sequence ATGTTAGATAAAACGATTTTAGTCGTAGATGATGAAAAGCCGATTGCAGATATATTAGAGTTTAATTTGAAAAAAGAAGGTTATACCGTTCATTGTGCATATGATGGAGACACAGCTATTAAGATGGCAGAAGAAATTAAGCCGGACCTGATGTTATTAGATATTATGTTACCTGGTAGAGACGGCATGGAAGTTTGCCGTGAGATCCGAAAAAAATATGAAATGCCTATTATTATGTTAACGGCAAAAGACTCTGAAATCGACAAGGTACTAGGTTTGGAGCTTGGAGCAGACGATTATGTAACAAAACCCTTTAGCACAAGAGAATTAGTTGCACGTGTAAAAGCAAATATTCGTCGCCATCAAACGGTTCCTGCCACAGAAGAGGAACTAGAGAATCCAGAAATCGAAGTGGGAGCCTTAGTAATTAAACCAGACGCTTATGTTGTCCAAAAGCGTGGCGAAACAATTGAATTAACTCACCGTGAATTTGAATTATTGCATTACTTAGCTAAACATATTGGACAAGTAATGACTCGTGAACACCTACTTCAAACGGTATGGGGATATGATTATTACGGAGATGTTCGTACGGTAGACGTAACGGTTCGTCGTTTACGCGAAAAAATTGAAGATAACCCGTCTCATCCTGTTTGGATTGTGACTCGTCGTGGAGTAGGTTACTACTTACGTAACCCTGAACAGGATTAA
- the dnaB gene encoding replicative DNA helicase — protein MDEMMNDRMPPQNIEAEQAVIGAIFLEPSALTVASELLIPDDFYRVSHQKIFNVMLALNDKGKAVDVLTVTEELLNNNEIEDVGGVSYLNDLAGSVPTAANVEYYAKIVGEKSLLRRLIRTATSIVQDGYQREGEVEALLAEAEKNIMEVAQRKKGGAFHDIKDVLVRTYDNIEVLHNRKGDVTGLETGFVELDRITAGFQRNDLVIVAARPSVGKTAFALNIAQNVAQRTGENVAIFSLEMGAEQLVMRMLCAEGNINAQALRTGQLTDEDWRKLTMAMGSLSNTGIFIDDSPGIRITDIRSKCRRLKQEHGLGMIMIDYLQLILGSGRSSDNRQQEVSEISRSLKALARELQVPVIALSQLSRGVESRQDKRPMMSDIRESGSIEQDADVIAFLYRDDYYDKETESKNIIEIIIAKQRNGPVGTVELAFVKEYNKFVNIERRFDDMGAPPGA, from the coding sequence ATGGATGAAATGATGAACGACCGTATGCCTCCTCAAAATATAGAAGCCGAACAAGCAGTAATCGGTGCAATCTTTTTAGAACCTTCTGCATTAACAGTAGCTTCTGAGTTACTAATACCTGACGATTTTTACCGAGTTAGTCATCAAAAAATATTTAATGTCATGTTGGCATTAAATGATAAAGGGAAAGCAGTAGACGTTTTAACTGTTACGGAAGAGTTATTAAACAATAATGAGATTGAAGATGTTGGTGGCGTTTCGTACTTAAATGATCTAGCAGGATCCGTTCCGACTGCTGCTAATGTAGAGTACTATGCAAAGATTGTAGGAGAAAAATCTTTACTAAGACGTCTTATTCGAACCGCTACTTCGATTGTCCAAGATGGTTATCAGCGCGAAGGAGAGGTAGAAGCTCTCTTAGCGGAAGCGGAAAAAAACATTATGGAAGTTGCACAACGAAAGAAAGGTGGCGCTTTCCATGATATTAAAGATGTGCTCGTTCGCACATACGATAACATTGAAGTTCTTCATAATCGAAAAGGCGATGTTACAGGACTTGAGACTGGATTTGTTGAGTTAGATCGTATTACTGCAGGATTCCAGCGAAATGACCTTGTAATCGTAGCTGCTCGTCCTTCAGTAGGTAAAACAGCATTCGCCTTAAATATCGCTCAGAATGTTGCACAGCGCACTGGAGAGAATGTAGCTATCTTTAGTCTCGAGATGGGTGCTGAACAGCTAGTAATGCGTATGCTCTGTGCGGAAGGAAATATTAATGCCCAAGCATTGCGTACAGGACAGTTAACGGATGAAGATTGGCGTAAATTAACGATGGCTATGGGGAGTTTATCCAATACAGGTATTTTTATTGACGACTCTCCAGGTATTCGTATAACGGATATTCGTTCTAAGTGTCGTCGTTTAAAACAAGAACATGGACTTGGAATGATTATGATTGACTACTTGCAGCTTATTTTAGGGAGTGGACGATCTTCTGATAACCGTCAACAAGAGGTATCAGAAATCTCTCGTTCCTTAAAAGCATTAGCACGTGAGCTACAAGTTCCCGTTATTGCCCTTTCTCAGCTATCTCGTGGAGTAGAATCACGTCAAGATAAGCGACCAATGATGTCCGATATTCGTGAATCAGGTTCCATTGAGCAGGATGCCGATGTTATAGCTTTCTTATATCGTGATGATTATTATGATAAAGAAACAGAGAGTAAAAATATTATTGAGATTATTATTGCCAAGCAACGTAATGGTCCAGTAGGTACAGTCGAATTAGCATTCGTAAAAGAGTATAATAAGTTCGTGAATATAGAACGACGATTTGATGATATGGGTGCGCCGCCTGGAGCATAG
- a CDS encoding MBL fold metallo-hydrolase: MSIKFSVLASGSTGNAIYVENGEISFLIDAGLSGKKMDELLAKVDRKASDLSGILVTHEHSDHIKGLGVMARKYKLPIYANEKTWQAMTPLIGEVQSDQKFTFDMETTKHFGGLSIESFGVSHDAAEPMFYVFHQGEEKLVVITDTGYVSDRMKGTIANADAYVFESNHDVGMLRMGKYPWSVKRRILSDVGHVSNEDAALAMHDVIGDRTKHIYLAHLSLDNNMKDLARMTVKQTLESVGSPVDEQYELVDTDPYEPTPLRSLGAVLV; the protein is encoded by the coding sequence ATGTCTATTAAGTTTAGTGTGCTGGCTAGTGGTAGTACAGGTAATGCGATATATGTGGAAAATGGAGAAATTTCCTTTTTAATCGATGCGGGTTTAAGCGGTAAGAAAATGGACGAGTTATTGGCAAAAGTGGATCGAAAAGCTAGTGATTTATCTGGGATTCTGGTAACACATGAACACAGCGATCATATTAAAGGACTCGGCGTAATGGCTCGTAAGTATAAGTTGCCTATCTACGCAAACGAGAAAACGTGGCAAGCGATGACTCCATTGATTGGAGAGGTGCAAAGTGATCAGAAGTTTACCTTTGATATGGAAACAACGAAGCATTTTGGGGGATTATCTATTGAGAGTTTTGGCGTTTCTCATGATGCTGCAGAGCCAATGTTCTATGTGTTCCATCAAGGAGAAGAGAAGCTTGTGGTTATCACGGACACTGGGTATGTCAGTGACCGTATGAAAGGTACGATTGCAAATGCTGATGCGTATGTATTTGAGAGTAATCATGATGTTGGGATGCTAAGAATGGGGAAATATCCTTGGTCCGTTAAACGTCGTATATTAAGCGATGTAGGGCACGTTTCTAATGAGGATGCTGCATTAGCGATGCATGATGTCATTGGAGACCGTACAAAGCATATTTATCTTGCTCACTTGAGTTTAGATAACAATATGAAGGACTTAGCGCGAATGACGGTGAAGCAGACGTTAGAAAGTGTTGGGTCACCTGTAGATGAGCAGTATGAGTTAGTAGATACGGATCCGTATGAGCCAACTCCACTTCGTTCACTTGGAGCGGTATTGGTGTAA
- the rplI gene encoding 50S ribosomal protein L9: MKVIFLQDVKGQGKKGEVKNVSDGYAHNFLLKHNKAVEATSANMSKLEGQKNKEKKVAAEELEDAKKLKETLEALTVQLTAKSGEGGRLFGSITSKQIAEQLQKVNKIKIDKRKIDLDDAIRTLGVTKVPVKLHTEVTATLSVHVKEQ; the protein is encoded by the coding sequence ATGAAGGTAATTTTCTTACAGGATGTAAAAGGGCAAGGTAAAAAAGGTGAAGTAAAAAACGTATCAGACGGTTACGCACATAACTTCTTACTGAAACATAATAAGGCAGTGGAAGCAACATCAGCTAACATGTCTAAACTCGAAGGCCAGAAAAATAAAGAGAAAAAAGTAGCTGCAGAAGAGTTAGAAGATGCGAAAAAGTTAAAAGAAACATTAGAGGCATTAACTGTTCAACTGACAGCAAAGTCTGGTGAAGGTGGCCGCTTATTCGGATCTATTACAAGTAAGCAAATTGCTGAACAACTGCAAAAGGTAAACAAAATAAAAATCGATAAGCGTAAGATTGATTTAGACGATGCGATTCGTACGCTTGGTGTGACAAAGGTACCAGTGAAACTTCACACAGAAGTGACAGCAACGTTAAGTGTGCATGTAAAAGAGCAATAA
- a CDS encoding peptidoglycan DD-metalloendopeptidase family protein: MSKRSLLNTSNIRLTSTIKKTVVAALFLSSVIVPTAGANEGKENLRTVYHVYMNGNHVGITAEADLVKQAVQAKIDDAEKRLGDLSIEVKDQVSLIPEQVFRKSTEEQEVLTYIKDEFEVQVPSISMMFGDADAPQVYVKDQEAADELIKELKLTQVTEEELALVEKRKESTESLPALEKDQTRMTDVRLSTDVMEGEETVEVAKVLSVEEAVELIQKGTLEERKYTIQDGDVLGKIASKHNLSTKELLELNPSLSEDGFLQIGDDLNVTVLKPIAEVLVEKEVFTTETIAFEKQVVENDQLPKGETRVKQEGKDGKSELTYRVTSTNGKQVSKDVITEKVVSEPVKYIVEKGTKVIPSRGTGEFVWPAVGGYVSSKMGMRWGRMHKGIDIARPSERTIKSVDNGKVVYAGYDGGYGNKVVVDHNNGYRTTYAHLESISVSVGQTVEAGGKLGVMGSTGHSTGVHLHLEVEKNGKLIDPLSKL; the protein is encoded by the coding sequence ATGAGCAAGCGGTCTTTACTAAATACAAGTAATATACGTTTAACATCAACTATAAAGAAAACTGTAGTAGCTGCTCTTTTCTTATCATCTGTGATTGTACCAACTGCAGGAGCGAATGAAGGAAAAGAGAATCTGCGCACAGTATATCATGTGTATATGAACGGAAATCATGTAGGTATTACAGCAGAAGCTGACTTAGTTAAACAAGCAGTGCAAGCAAAGATTGATGACGCAGAAAAACGTCTTGGTGATTTAAGTATTGAAGTAAAAGATCAAGTAAGTCTAATTCCTGAACAAGTTTTCCGTAAATCAACGGAAGAGCAAGAAGTTTTAACCTATATTAAGGATGAGTTTGAAGTACAGGTTCCTTCTATTTCCATGATGTTTGGTGATGCTGATGCACCTCAAGTCTATGTGAAAGATCAAGAAGCTGCAGACGAGTTGATAAAAGAGTTAAAATTAACACAGGTAACAGAAGAAGAACTTGCTTTGGTAGAAAAACGTAAAGAATCTACTGAATCTTTACCCGCTTTAGAAAAAGATCAAACACGTATGACAGATGTTCGTCTTTCCACAGATGTTATGGAAGGTGAAGAGACGGTTGAAGTGGCTAAAGTACTATCTGTAGAAGAGGCAGTAGAGCTTATACAAAAGGGAACTTTAGAAGAACGTAAATATACTATTCAAGATGGCGACGTTCTAGGGAAAATTGCCAGCAAACATAATTTATCTACAAAAGAACTACTAGAATTAAATCCTTCTTTATCAGAAGATGGATTTTTACAAATTGGTGATGATCTTAATGTTACCGTCTTAAAACCAATTGCAGAAGTATTAGTAGAGAAAGAAGTTTTCACAACAGAGACTATTGCATTTGAAAAACAAGTAGTAGAAAACGATCAATTACCTAAAGGTGAGACTCGTGTGAAGCAAGAAGGGAAAGACGGTAAGAGTGAATTGACGTATCGTGTCACATCTACTAACGGTAAACAGGTAAGTAAAGATGTTATTACAGAAAAAGTTGTTTCTGAGCCTGTAAAATATATCGTGGAAAAAGGTACTAAAGTAATTCCTTCACGTGGAACAGGAGAGTTTGTCTGGCCAGCAGTAGGAGGATACGTTTCTAGTAAAATGGGAATGCGCTGGGGCCGTATGCATAAAGGAATTGATATTGCGCGTCCAAGCGAGCGTACAATTAAATCTGTTGATAACGGCAAAGTGGTTTATGCAGGTTATGATGGTGGGTATGGTAACAAGGTAGTGGTAGACCATAATAATGGTTACCGTACAACATACGCTCATCTAGAATCTATTTCTGTTTCAGTTGGTCAAACAGTTGAAGCAGGAGGAAAACTTGGGGTTATGGGTTCTACTGGTCATTCAACAGGTGTTCATTTACACCTTGAAGTAGAGAAGAACGGTAAGTTAATAGACCCACTAAGTAAGCTGTAA
- the walK gene encoding cell wall metabolism sensor histidine kinase WalK has translation MKKVGFTRSIHLKFVLIYMLLILIAMQIIGVYFVGKLEQEFVENFEESVRQRVNLLEYYLREELVKDRSDSEAVPLEQDITKILDDFVASDIKEVRVINSDFRIIGTSDPNRRDKVGQSSPEAIVKRSMVFNEDFEEVVIDPETGDRLWIRASPITTLGEVEGVILVMGNLETVFSQLKDINKIFFNGTAIALLITALLGILLAQTITRPISDMRKQALAMAKGNFSRKVRVYGYDEIGQLAITFNNLTKRLQEAQAMTEGERRKLSSVLAYMTDGVIATDRKGRIILINEPAAKLLNVSRETVMSQPLVDLLEIQDTYTFENIMEQNDSLILDYSTQNQPYMLRANFSVIQKETGFVNGVIAVLHDVTEQEKIDIERREFVANVSHELRTPLTTMRSYLEALAEGAWQDDEIAPRFLEVTQEETERMIRLVNDLLQLSKMDSKDYRMNTDWINFTSLFNRVIDRFDLSKSQNVSFKRLLIEEAVFVEIDQDKITQVLDNIISNALKYSPEGGQVTFTTSYKDEFLLISVKDEGMGIPRDKVEKIFERFYRVDKARTRQLGGTGLGLAIAREMVEAHGGRIWAESEEGKGTTIYFTLPYDPAQEDEWT, from the coding sequence ATGAAGAAAGTTGGTTTTACTCGTTCAATACATTTAAAGTTTGTATTGATTTACATGCTATTAATCCTTATTGCGATGCAAATTATTGGTGTGTATTTCGTAGGGAAATTAGAGCAAGAATTTGTAGAGAACTTTGAAGAATCTGTAAGACAAAGAGTTAATTTGTTAGAGTATTACTTAAGAGAAGAGTTAGTAAAAGATCGCTCAGATAGTGAAGCGGTGCCACTAGAGCAGGATATCACTAAAATACTAGATGACTTTGTAGCTTCTGATATTAAAGAAGTTCGTGTCATTAATTCCGATTTTCGCATCATTGGAACATCTGATCCTAATCGACGAGATAAAGTGGGTCAGAGTTCCCCTGAAGCAATTGTGAAACGCTCCATGGTCTTTAATGAAGATTTTGAAGAAGTAGTAATCGATCCTGAAACAGGGGATCGTCTTTGGATACGGGCTTCTCCTATTACTACTTTAGGGGAAGTGGAAGGGGTTATCCTTGTCATGGGTAATCTTGAAACCGTGTTCTCTCAGTTGAAAGATATTAATAAGATCTTCTTTAACGGAACGGCGATAGCTTTATTGATTACAGCACTATTAGGTATTTTATTAGCACAAACGATTACTAGACCTATATCTGATATGCGTAAACAGGCATTAGCTATGGCAAAAGGAAACTTCTCAAGAAAAGTTCGAGTTTATGGATATGATGAAATTGGACAGCTTGCTATTACGTTTAATAATTTAACGAAACGACTCCAAGAAGCACAAGCGATGACAGAAGGAGAACGTCGTAAATTATCTTCTGTATTAGCCTATATGACAGATGGTGTAATCGCCACGGACCGCAAAGGACGAATTATCCTCATTAACGAGCCTGCTGCAAAACTTTTGAATGTTTCACGTGAAACAGTTATGTCTCAGCCTCTTGTAGACTTATTAGAGATTCAAGATACGTATACGTTTGAAAATATTATGGAACAGAATGATTCATTAATACTGGATTACAGTACACAAAATCAACCATATATGCTACGTGCAAACTTTTCTGTGATTCAAAAGGAAACAGGTTTTGTAAATGGTGTAATCGCCGTTTTACATGATGTTACGGAGCAAGAAAAAATCGATATTGAACGTAGAGAATTTGTTGCAAACGTTTCTCATGAGTTGCGTACACCTTTAACAACAATGCGTTCTTACTTAGAGGCCTTGGCAGAGGGCGCATGGCAAGATGATGAAATTGCTCCACGTTTCCTAGAGGTTACGCAAGAAGAAACAGAGCGTATGATTCGTTTAGTTAACGACTTGTTACAGTTATCCAAAATGGATAGTAAAGATTACCGAATGAATACAGATTGGATCAACTTTACTTCTTTATTTAATAGAGTAATTGACCGTTTTGACTTATCTAAATCACAAAATGTATCGTTTAAACGCTTGTTAATTGAGGAAGCTGTATTTGTGGAAATAGATCAAGATAAGATTACACAGGTGCTTGATAATATTATCTCTAACGCTTTAAAATACTCTCCTGAAGGTGGACAAGTAACGTTTACAACTAGCTATAAGGATGAGTTTTTACTTATTAGTGTGAAAGATGAAGGTATGGGTATTCCAAGAGATAAAGTCGAGAAAATCTTTGAGCGTTTTTATCGCGTAGATAAAGCTCGTACACGCCAACTTGGAGGAACTGGTCTAGGTTTAGCCATTGCACGGGAAATGGTAGAAGCGCATGGCGGTAGAATATGGGCAGAAAGTGAGGAAGGAAAAGGTACTACTATTTACTTCACGTTGCCATACGATCCTGCACAAGAGGATGAGTGGACATGA
- a CDS encoding adenylosuccinate synthase gives MTSVVVVGTQWGDEGKGKITDFLSEHAEVIARYQGGNNAGHTIKFDGETYKLHLIPSGIFYKEKVSVIGNGMVVDPKALVKELAYLHERNVTTDNLRISNRAHVILPYHLKLDEVEEERKGANKIGTTKKGIGPAYMDKAARVGIRIADLLDREAFEEKLAHNLQEKNRLLERFYETTGFTMEEILDEYYEYGQQIKKYVVDTSVVLNDALDDGRRVLFEGAQGVMLDIDQGTYPFVTSSNPVAGGVTIGSGVGPSKINHVVGVSKAYTTRVGDGPFPTELVNEIGDQIREVGREYGTTTGRPRRVGWFDSVVVRHARRVSGITDLSLNSIDVLTGIEKLKICTAYKIGDEVIEEFPANLRTLAKCEPVYEELPGWTEDITGCRSLNELPENARHYLERISQLTGIPVSIFSVGPDRAQTNVVKSVWR, from the coding sequence ATGACTTCAGTAGTAGTAGTTGGAACGCAATGGGGCGATGAAGGGAAAGGCAAAATTACAGACTTTTTATCTGAACATGCGGAAGTAATTGCTCGCTATCAAGGTGGAAATAACGCTGGACATACAATTAAATTTGATGGAGAAACGTATAAGCTTCACTTGATTCCATCAGGTATTTTTTATAAAGAAAAAGTTTCTGTTATCGGTAACGGAATGGTAGTAGATCCGAAAGCATTAGTAAAAGAATTAGCATATTTACATGAGCGTAACGTGACGACAGATAATTTACGTATCAGTAATCGTGCACACGTAATTCTTCCTTACCACTTAAAGCTGGATGAAGTAGAAGAAGAGCGAAAAGGTGCAAATAAGATTGGTACAACGAAAAAAGGTATCGGACCTGCGTACATGGATAAAGCTGCACGTGTTGGTATTCGTATTGCAGACCTTTTAGATCGTGAAGCGTTTGAAGAGAAGCTTGCTCATAACTTACAAGAGAAAAATCGTTTATTAGAGCGATTCTATGAGACAACTGGTTTTACAATGGAAGAGATTCTAGACGAATACTATGAATATGGCCAACAGATTAAGAAGTATGTAGTGGATACAAGTGTTGTGTTAAATGATGCATTAGACGATGGTCGTCGAGTATTGTTTGAAGGAGCACAAGGTGTCATGCTAGATATCGATCAAGGTACGTATCCATTTGTTACATCTTCTAATCCAGTAGCTGGTGGAGTAACAATAGGTTCTGGTGTTGGTCCTTCAAAGATTAATCACGTTGTTGGTGTTTCTAAGGCTTACACTACTCGTGTTGGTGATGGTCCTTTCCCTACAGAACTAGTTAATGAGATTGGAGATCAGATTCGTGAAGTTGGTCGTGAATATGGTACAACTACTGGTCGTCCACGCCGAGTTGGTTGGTTCGATTCAGTTGTTGTTCGTCATGCACGTCGCGTAAGTGGTATTACTGATCTATCTCTTAACTCTATTGATGTATTAACAGGTATCGAAAAGTTAAAGATCTGTACTGCATACAAGATTGGTGACGAAGTGATAGAAGAGTTCCCTGCAAACTTACGTACACTAGCGAAGTGTGAACCAGTCTACGAAGAGCTTCCAGGTTGGACAGAAGATATTACGGGTTGTCGTTCTTTAAACGAGCTTCCTGAAAATGCACGTCATTATCTAGAGAGAATCTCTCAATTAACGGGTATTCCTGTGTCTATTTTCTCTGTAGGACCTGACCGTGCACAAACAAACGTTGTGAAGAGCGTTTGGAGATAA